In a genomic window of Gouania willdenowi chromosome 11, fGouWil2.1, whole genome shotgun sequence:
- the zdhhc3b gene encoding palmitoyltransferase ZDHHC3: MKSPAHRTRDIERQAGYLKREHCAPPPLRTGSDTMWFIRDSCGIVCGVITWFLVFYAEFVVLFVMLLPAKNLLYSLFNGVVFNGLAFLALASHARAMCTDPGAVPKGNATKEFIESLQLKPGQVVYKCPKCCSIKPDRAHHCSVCKRCIKKMDHHCPWVNNCVGENNQKYFVLFTMYIALISFHALILVAFHFVLCFEEDWTKCSNFSPPATVILLILLCFEGLLFLIFTSVMFGTQVHSICTDETGIEQLKKEERRWAKKSKWMNLKVVFGHPFSIAWLSPFATPDHGKADVYQYIV; this comes from the exons ATGAAGAGCCCGGCGCATCGCACCAGGGACATCGAGCGGCAGGCTGGCTACCTGAAGCGCGAGCACTGCGCCCCGCCCCCACTTCGCACCGGCTCAGACACCATGTGGTTCATCCGCGACAGCTGCGGGATCGTGTGCGGCGTCATCACCTGGTTCCTGGTCTTTTACGCCGAGTTTGTGGTGTTGTTCGTCATGCTGCTGCCCGCCAAGAACCTGCTCTACAGCCTCTTCAACGGGGTGGTGTTCAACGGCCTGGCCTTCCTCGCCCTCGCCTCACACGCCAGAGCCATGTGCACGGACCCG GGAGCAGTGCCCAAAGGAAACGCTACCAAAGAATTCATTGAAAGTCTGCAGCTGAAACCAGGACAGGTGGTGTACAAATGTCCTAAGTGCTGCAGCATCAAGCCCGACAGAGCTCACCACTGCAG TGTGTGTAAACGTTGCATCAAAAAGATGGACCACCACTGTCCCTGGGTGAACAACTGTGTCGGAGAGAACAACCAGAAATACTTTGTGCTTTTCACG ATGTACATTGCACTGATATCCTTCCACGCACTCATCTTGGTTGCCTTCCATTTTGTGTTATGCTTTGAAGAAGACTGGACAA AGTGCAGCAACTTCTCTCCGCCTGCGACAgtcatcctcctcatcctcctgtGCTTCGAgggcctcctcttcctcatcttcACGTCAGTGATGTTTGGGACTCAGGTTCATTCCATCTGCACAGATGAGACG GGCATTGAGCAGCTGAAAAAGGAGGAGAGAAGATGGGCCAAAAAGTCCAAGTGGATGAACTTGAAGGTGGTGTTTGGACACCCGTTCTCTATAGCCTGGCTGAGCCCCTTCGCGACCCCCGACCACGGCAAAGCAGACGTGTACCAGTACATAGTGTGA
- the exosc7 gene encoding exosome complex component RRP42 — translation MATVQVSEAEKVYILHGIRDDLRADGRGCEDYRHMEIETDVVSNTDGSARVTLGHTAVLVGIKAEIGKPRPLVPNEGYLEFFVDCSANATPEFEGRGGEELGIELSNMLYKVFNKHCLDLRSLCISEGEHCWLLYVDVLLLQCDGNLYDAISVAVKAALFNTKIPRVHISADEDGGKEIELSDDPYDCMRVDVENVPCIVTLCKIGHRHVVDATLQEKACSVASVLVSVTHSGSVTCTRKVGGGSLDPESIFEMIEAGKRVGKSLHAPLMKLLQQEESLGKRRQKVGFLG, via the exons ATGGCAACAGTACAAGTCAGTGAGGCTGAAAAGGTCTACATTTTACACGGTATAAGG GATGACTTACGAGCGGATGGCAGAGGTTGTGAGGACTACAGACACATGGAGATAGAGACGGATGTTGTGTCTAATACAGATGGATCAGCCAGAGTCACGCTG GGACACACTGCAGTTCTTGTTGGGATTAAAGCAGAGATTGGCAAACCGAGGCCTCTGGTGCCAAATGAAGGATATTTGGAGTTCTTTGTTGACTG CTCGGCCAACGCCACCCCTGAGTTTGAGGGCCGTGGGGGGGAGGAGCTTGGCATCGAGCTGAGCAACATGCTCTACAAAGTGTTCAACAAGCACTGCCTGGACCTGAGGAGCCTCTGCATCAGTGAAGGAGAACACTGCTGGCTGCTGTATGTGGATGTGCTG CTGCTACAGTGTGATGGAAACTTGTACGACGCCATCTCAGTCGCCGTCAAAGCGGCTCTTTTCAACACAAA AATTCCCAGAGTTCACATATCAGCTGACGAAGACGGCGGGAAGGAGATCGAGTTGTCCGACGACCCCTACGACTGTATGAGAGTCGACGTGGAAAACGTTCCCTGCATCGTGACTTTGTGCAAG ATTGGACACAGACACGTGGTGGACGCCACCCTGCAGGAGAAGGCCTGCTCCGTGGCCAGCGTCCTGGTCTCCGTCACACACAGCGGTTCAGTCACCTGCACCAGGAAGGTGGGGGGGGGCAGCCTGGACCCCGAAAGCATCTTTGAGATGATAGAG gctggtAAACGAGTTGGTAAATCCCTCCATGCTCCTCTCATGAAGCTGCTGCAACAAGAAGAAAGTTTAGGAAAGAGAAGGCAGAAAGTTGGCTTTCTTGGTTAA
- the LOC114472556 gene encoding tetranectin-like, with amino-acid sequence MEMRGACVLLGVLLLTGCSSSQNLTKKKPLKKDATKAPNPAIEALQKQIDDIFQELNHLKEQQALQTVCLKGTKINGKCFLADPLSKQYHTASEDCNSLGGVLSAPTSMEENQQLRDYVRQSIGPDQDIWLGINDMMTEGAWVDQTGLSAAYKNWDISDSRFPQPDGGQAQNCGVLSLSAQGKWFDENCRKSKPSVCQFNIV; translated from the exons ATGGAGATGAGAGGAGCGTGCGTGCTGCTGGGAGTGCTGCTGCTCACTGGCTGCTCATCCTCACAGAACCTCACCAAGAAGAAGCCTTTGAAAAAAG ATGCAACAAAGGCTCCAAATCCTGCAATCGAAGCGCTGCAGAAACAGATTGATGATATTTTCCAAGAGCTCAATCACCTGAAGGAACAACAGGCCCTGCAAACAG TTTGTTTGAAAGGCACAAAGATCAATGGCAAGTGTTTCCTGGCCGACCCTCTGAGCAAGCAATATCACACTGCCAGTGAAGACTGCAACTCTCTGGGTGGTGTCCTGAGCGCCCCGACATCCATGGAGGAGAACCAGCAGCTGAGAGACTACGTCCGGCAAAGCATCGGCCCGGACCAGGATATCTGGCTCGGCATCAACGACATGATGACCGAGGGAGCCTGGGTGGACCAGACCGGCCTCAGTGCTGCATACAAGAACTGGGACATCTCTGACTCTAGGTTCCCCCAGCCAGATGGTGGCCAGGCCCAGAACTGTGGCGTTCTGTCTCTGTCCGCTCAGGGGAAGTGGTTTGACGAGAACTGTCGTAAGAGTAAGCCCTCGGTCTGCCAGTTCAACATCGTTTGA